In one window of Allorhodopirellula heiligendammensis DNA:
- a CDS encoding S1C family serine protease, with protein MKLKTSKIEVRVPPRIYGIIQATAMTAVMLSVAAPVNAQDPRHAADRGSSNQQPHRENVNGNTWVEPPASLHDLLEQGGVPESLEMLRVLQRQTQQVAARADECTVSVQIGPAQGCGVIVTGSGFVMTAAHVAMRPGKAAVLTLADGRTVTATTRGMDRHVDAGLIKINPGQNGGKPWPYATLGNSKDLRTGMWCIATGHPGGYDRERGMVTRVGRILDVREDSLDTDCALIGGDSGGPLFDLAGRLIAIHSRIGNDVADNLHVPVDHFDKSWDRMSQGESWGFLPGFKPVLGVKGNGAEEANVKIVYPGSPAAAAGIEKGDVVERFGDVPITDFESLKNAVADTMPGERIKVWLRRAGSLVQVVVEIGRANESS; from the coding sequence TTGAAATTAAAAACGTCCAAAATCGAGGTGCGCGTCCCGCCGCGGATTTACGGGATCATCCAAGCGACCGCTATGACCGCGGTCATGCTATCGGTGGCGGCACCTGTGAACGCCCAGGATCCACGTCACGCCGCTGACCGGGGTTCGTCGAACCAGCAGCCCCATCGCGAAAACGTCAACGGCAACACTTGGGTCGAGCCACCGGCGAGCCTACACGACCTGCTCGAACAGGGTGGGGTACCCGAATCTCTCGAGATGCTTCGTGTGCTTCAACGCCAAACCCAGCAGGTGGCCGCACGGGCTGACGAATGTACCGTAAGCGTGCAGATCGGTCCCGCGCAGGGGTGTGGCGTGATCGTGACCGGCAGCGGTTTTGTAATGACCGCCGCCCACGTGGCCATGCGGCCCGGTAAAGCAGCTGTCTTGACGCTGGCCGATGGACGCACCGTCACGGCCACCACTCGGGGCATGGATCGGCACGTCGACGCCGGGCTGATCAAAATCAATCCAGGCCAAAATGGTGGCAAGCCCTGGCCCTACGCGACGTTGGGAAACAGCAAAGACCTGCGTACCGGCATGTGGTGTATCGCCACCGGTCACCCCGGCGGATATGACCGCGAGCGCGGCATGGTGACGCGAGTAGGCCGAATACTCGACGTACGAGAAGATTCCCTCGATACCGATTGTGCGCTGATCGGTGGCGATTCAGGCGGGCCGCTATTTGATCTCGCCGGCCGATTGATTGCCATCCACAGTCGGATCGGTAATGACGTCGCCGATAACTTGCATGTGCCTGTCGACCACTTTGATAAATCATGGGATCGGATGAGCCAGGGTGAATCATGGGGGTTCCTCCCGGGGTTCAAACCCGTCCTGGGCGTCAAGGGCAACGGCGCCGAGGAAGCCAATGTCAAAATCGTCTATCCAGGCTCCCCCGCCGCCGCCGCGGGGATTGAGAAGGGAGACGTGGTCGAGCGTTTCGGTGACGTGCCTATCACCGACTTCGAGTCACTCAAAAATGCGGTCGCCGATACGATGCCCGGCGAACGCATCAAGGTTTGGTTACGCCGTGCGGGCAGTCTCGTTCAAGTTGTTGTCGAAATCGGAAGGGCCAATGAATCCTCTTAA
- the ftsY gene encoding signal recognition particle-docking protein FtsY, with product MAFWRSKITPSQPESNDATPSGEPAGTGRLFSKFSNGLQKTRRVLGTDIRDLFKSEGRLVDEEFLNELFARLIRTDMGTGPANKIRDEVARQYRGRVVHLEEVIATITDEVREQLRQDHGGLAKSDSGPTVVLVVGVNGSGKTTSIGKLANHLNSIGHSLVLGAGDTFRAAAVEQLTIWAGRIGCEIVTGKSGVDPASIAYQSVDKAIELGSDYVIIDTAGRLQTQSNLMQELQKIRKVIDKRLPGAPHEVLLVLDATAGQNAISQAKGFSAAAGCTGIVLAKLDGSAKGGVVLPIHEQFQLPVKFVGLGEGLTDMAAFDPDSFAEALFQN from the coding sequence ATGGCGTTTTGGCGATCGAAGATAACACCGAGCCAACCAGAATCCAACGATGCGACACCTTCGGGGGAGCCCGCAGGTACAGGCCGTCTGTTCTCGAAGTTCTCCAACGGACTGCAGAAAACTCGCCGCGTGCTGGGCACCGATATTCGCGACCTGTTCAAGAGCGAAGGTCGGCTCGTCGACGAAGAATTTCTAAATGAATTATTCGCCCGTTTGATTCGTACGGACATGGGGACTGGCCCCGCCAATAAAATTCGAGACGAAGTGGCGCGGCAATATCGTGGCCGGGTCGTGCATTTGGAGGAGGTGATCGCCACGATCACCGATGAGGTTCGCGAGCAGCTACGTCAGGACCATGGCGGACTCGCCAAATCGGATTCCGGTCCCACTGTCGTCTTAGTCGTTGGGGTCAATGGTAGCGGGAAGACCACGTCGATCGGCAAACTCGCCAATCATCTCAATAGCATCGGGCACAGCCTCGTGCTCGGCGCAGGCGACACATTTCGAGCTGCCGCAGTCGAGCAGCTGACCATTTGGGCGGGGCGGATTGGCTGTGAGATCGTCACGGGGAAAAGCGGCGTTGACCCTGCCAGCATCGCCTACCAAAGCGTCGACAAGGCAATCGAACTCGGCTCAGACTATGTGATCATCGATACCGCAGGCCGATTGCAGACGCAAAGCAACCTGATGCAGGAATTGCAGAAAATCCGTAAAGTGATCGACAAACGATTGCCGGGTGCGCCGCACGAGGTGCTGCTGGTCCTCGATGCCACGGCAGGACAGAATGCCATCAGCCAAGCCAAAGGCTTCAGTGCCGCAGCCGGCTGTACTGGGATCGTGTTGGCCAAACTCGACGGTTCGGCGAAAGGCGGCGTCGTCTTACCGATCCACGAGCAATTCCAACTACCCGTGAAGTTCGTCGGACTGGGGGAAGGCCTCACCGACATGGCGGCCTTTGATCCAGACTCCTTCGCCGAAGCACTGTTCCAGAATTAA
- a CDS encoding PDZ domain-containing protein has protein sequence MNPLNHPPLSTVGGSRLLGCALLLCATAGLAAPTFAQDASPIPEWLQQRLVDRVVHRRDSNAMMQLLQPIAGELKGSVVEVISSGRPVALGTVVSQPHAATTALITSSPTRTSLTGSADTAEIQDVYVLTKRSELSGDPIRIRLADNQLLPARVAAVRRASDLALLVVQADASTVSQSLRAVEFASEVPQIGSFIISPDRSGRVVGIGVVGAAPRKVGHMGRLGIKLEKIEQAGARVRSIIPHSGADEAGLEMGDRIIAIDGQTQSNVDIVVSTLNSMFPGEVVQLTIERDGSTVDIPAQLSEFSVMQESENDARVNGARNVRLSGFERALQHDTVLNPEQCGGPVLNTEGQVIGINIARAGRVVSYALPASLVLNEVSSMITEAGGK, from the coding sequence ATGAATCCTCTTAACCATCCTCCCTTGAGTACCGTTGGGGGCTCCAGGCTGCTTGGCTGTGCGCTGTTATTGTGCGCCACCGCCGGGTTAGCCGCGCCCACGTTCGCTCAAGACGCCTCACCGATCCCGGAATGGTTGCAGCAGCGATTGGTTGACCGGGTGGTCCACCGGCGCGACAGCAATGCCATGATGCAGCTCCTCCAACCCATCGCGGGTGAGCTCAAGGGGAGCGTCGTCGAAGTCATCAGTAGCGGGCGGCCGGTCGCCTTGGGAACCGTCGTCAGTCAGCCCCATGCGGCCACGACAGCACTGATCACATCCAGTCCCACGCGGACGTCACTCACTGGCTCGGCGGATACCGCTGAAATACAGGATGTGTACGTCCTGACGAAACGCAGTGAACTATCAGGCGATCCGATTCGCATCCGCCTGGCAGACAACCAACTCCTCCCTGCTCGCGTAGCAGCGGTCCGCCGGGCCAGCGATCTGGCGTTGCTGGTCGTCCAAGCCGATGCGTCGACAGTCAGCCAATCCCTCCGTGCGGTCGAGTTTGCTTCGGAGGTGCCCCAGATCGGCAGTTTTATCATCAGTCCAGACCGCTCGGGACGGGTCGTCGGCATCGGTGTCGTCGGCGCGGCCCCTCGCAAAGTTGGACACATGGGGCGGTTGGGAATCAAGTTGGAAAAAATTGAGCAAGCCGGAGCACGCGTTCGCAGCATCATTCCCCATAGCGGTGCCGATGAAGCTGGTTTGGAAATGGGCGATCGAATCATTGCAATCGATGGGCAGACCCAGAGCAACGTGGACATCGTCGTATCGACACTCAACAGCATGTTTCCTGGCGAAGTCGTGCAGTTAACCATCGAACGCGACGGCAGCACCGTCGACATTCCAGCGCAGTTGAGTGAGTTTTCCGTGATGCAGGAATCGGAGAATGACGCTCGAGTGAACGGTGCACGGAATGTTCGGCTGTCTGGATTCGAGCGTGCCCTCCAACACGATACCGTGCTCAATCCCGAGCAGTGTGGGGGCCCGGTGCTCAACACCGAGGGACAGGTGATCGGAATCAACATTGCTCGCGCCGGCCGTGTTGTTAGCTACGCGTTGCCCGCCTCACTCGTCCTGAACGAAGTGTCTAGCATGATTACCGAAGCGGGCGGTAAATAA
- a CDS encoding NAD-dependent epimerase/dehydratase family protein → MTKTTIHSACRPPSLLIVGCGYLGVRVGRSAVSRGWSVIGTTRNRVDSLAQHEIQPLRFDWNDTRDLAAIEQAIDDRHVDRILISVSYDRNSRVGRFDSQVGGLVRLLRQVGAASERLGRRVPDICYISTTGVYHQTGGTWVDEHATTHPTREGGRAHLQAEAKLRSVLGSSPWTILRLSGIYGPARVPRAADVRAGRPIASPPDGHLNLIHVDDAATAAIAAMSWAESGDSDCQDRERIYVVSDDRPVVRRQFYEEIARQTRSAEPTFVSPTENSPVQFRSETDKRIWNRRCRRDLLPQLRFPTYVEGLRAIL, encoded by the coding sequence ATGACAAAGACCACAATCCATTCAGCTTGCCGCCCACCGAGTCTCTTGATCGTTGGTTGCGGCTATCTCGGCGTGCGAGTTGGCCGAAGCGCGGTATCACGCGGTTGGTCCGTTATCGGAACCACGCGAAACCGCGTTGACTCACTTGCTCAGCACGAAATTCAACCCCTGCGGTTTGATTGGAACGATACGCGCGACCTCGCTGCGATCGAGCAGGCCATTGACGATCGCCACGTCGATCGCATCCTCATCTCGGTTAGCTACGATCGGAACAGCCGAGTGGGTCGTTTCGATTCCCAGGTAGGAGGTTTGGTGCGCCTGCTGCGGCAGGTAGGTGCGGCATCCGAGCGACTGGGTCGACGCGTTCCTGATATTTGTTACATCAGCACCACGGGTGTGTACCACCAAACCGGCGGCACGTGGGTCGACGAACACGCCACGACCCATCCGACGCGCGAGGGCGGACGGGCACACCTGCAGGCGGAAGCGAAATTACGCAGCGTTTTAGGGAGTTCTCCATGGACTATCCTGCGGCTCTCGGGCATTTACGGGCCCGCGCGCGTGCCACGAGCTGCCGACGTCCGGGCGGGCCGGCCGATTGCCTCGCCGCCGGATGGACACTTGAACCTCATCCACGTGGATGATGCCGCCACTGCCGCCATCGCGGCCATGTCGTGGGCAGAGTCCGGCGATTCCGATTGTCAAGACCGCGAGCGAATATATGTGGTCAGCGATGATCGACCCGTGGTACGACGCCAATTCTATGAGGAAATCGCGAGACAAACCCGTTCTGCTGAGCCCACATTCGTCTCCCCTACAGAAAATTCGCCCGTGCAATTTCGCAGCGAAACCGACAAACGCATTTGGAATCGACGATGCAGGCGAGATCTGCTACCTCAACTGCGTTTCCCCACCTATGTCGAAGGTTTGCGAGCGATTCTATAG